The Vicia villosa cultivar HV-30 ecotype Madison, WI linkage group LG1, Vvil1.0, whole genome shotgun sequence genome includes a region encoding these proteins:
- the LOC131606698 gene encoding spermidine hydroxycinnamoyl transferase-like: MHQNYCERNIKSTMSSAITLKGCYTVKPIEPTWSGCISLTECDQVGFMTHVPLLYFYRPPQNWLTSPTKIATILKHSLSRVLMHFYLLAGRLRSKENFRFDLECNAKGVEFIEAESSSTLSDLGDFSSSSNNYYRYLFPHVDYTLPIHELPLLLIQLTKFKCGDISISVLISHAVVDGQSTSHFLNEWAQLARGEPLKRVPCLDRTMLHGKKPCNSVNEWKFNEPPVLLGNSDGKVEESKKKTRVEKIKLNKAQVEKLRKIANESWNKHSNDRGFSRYETIAGHMWRSACKARGHKNEQPTMLGVIVDWRSRVKPSLPKEYFGNAVYDLMATSLAGDLISKPLGYASSKIKETIEKMNDEYVRLMTEYLKKLDDLTNFQNLHEIVSGNIVPFYQNPNLGVVSWLTLPFHKLDFGWGNELYMEPGIHDMLEGESFILPSSHDDGSLMIYICLQEVYMDAFKRHFYEDLELETLSKL, from the coding sequence ATGCATCAAAACTATTGTGAAAGAAACATTAAATCAACCATGTCATCAGCTATAACTTTGAAAGGTTGTTACACTGTGAAACCAATAGAACCAACATGGAGTGGCTGTATATCATTAACAGAATGTGATCAAGTTGGATTCATGACCCATGTTCCACTTCTTTACTTTTACCGCCCCCCACAAAACTGGCTTACCTCCCCCACTAAAATTGCCACCATTTTGAAACACTCACTAAGTAGAGTTTTGATGCATTTTTATCTACTTGCTGGTCGTTTACGATCGAAAGAAAATTTTCGTTTTGACTTGGAATGCAACGCAAAGGGTGTTGAGTTCATTGAAGCAGAATCCTCATCAACATTATCTGATCTAGGTgacttttcatcttcttcaaacaaTTACTATCGTTACCTTTTCCCGCACGTTGACTACACGCTCCCAATTCACGAGCTTCCTTTGCTTTTGATTCAACTCACCAAATTCAAATGTGGTGACATTAGCATTAGTGTGTTAATCTCACATGCTGTTGTCGATGGACAAAGTACGTCGCATTTTCTCAATGAGTGGGCTCAGCTTGCACGGGGAGAGCCTTTGAAAAGGGTTCCATGTCTTGATAGAACCATGTTACATGGTAAGAAACCATGCAATAGTGTTAATGAGTGGAAGTTTAATGAACCTCCGGTTTTGTTGGGAAATTCAGATGGTAAGGttgaagaaagcaagaaaaaaacaAGGGtggaaaaaatcaaattaaataaagcACAAGTTGAAAAGTTGAGAAAAATAGCGAATGAGAGTTGGAATAAACATAGTAATGATCGAGGTTTTTCAAGATATGAAACGATAGCCGGTCATATGTGGAGAAGTGCATGTAAAGCTAGAGGGCATAAAAATGAGCAACCAACCATGCTCGGTGTCATTGTTGACTGGAGAAGTCGTGTGAAACCTAGTTTACCAAAAGAGTATTTTGGAAATGCTGTATATGATCTAATGGCTACTAGTCTTGCTGGTGATTTGATCTCTAAGCCATTAGGGTATGCTTCAAGTAAGATAAAGGAAACAATTGAGaaaatgaatgatgaatatgtgaGGTTGATGACTGAGTACTTAAAGAAGCTAGATGATTTGACTAACTTTCAAAATCTTCATGAGATTGTGAGTGGTAATATTGTGCCTTTTtatcaaaatcctaatttaggagTGGTTAGTTGGTTGACATTGCCATTTCACAAACTTGATTTTGGATGGGGGAATGAGCTTTATATGGAGCCAGGAATACATGACATGCTTGAAGGAGAATCATTCATTCTTCCTAGTTCTCATGATGATGGATCTTTGATGATTTATATTTGCTTGCAAGAGGTCTATATGGATGCCTTTAAAAGACATTTTTATGAAGATCTTGAGCTGGAGACTCTGTCAAAGTTGTAA